The Deltaproteobacteria bacterium genome window below encodes:
- a CDS encoding VCBS repeat-containing protein → MYRRKAWLRPGALSSVVLLAAASVGAASLPTRTPVPTRTPLPTRTSLPTRPPTQTPSANRATFTPTRTPISGRPTRTPTPTSTPTPTVASEAIAFRLAARFAAGLGPSALAAGDFDGDGKADLVIAAAGEDAVRILPGRLTGTFGAPLEPIAVDSNPLALAVADLDGDGADDVVAVSTTEQSLSVLFGAGDFSFAAPVVLAAGEGPVAVAAARGRLAITDAANNSVQVFDLVGRTVGRPTLVTVGADPQALMFADFNRDERPDLAVANRGDDTVSVLLAQDDGSFRAPAAIAVGHEPAALAAGDVGGDGRLDLAVANGGDDTVSILVGNGSGNFTAGPSLATGPSPVALALAADTSESNQVVTGDGKADLLVVCAGANRLEVYAGATDRSFTRVNLFGAGRAPAGLALGQFDSDQAHAADVAVVNPDSDTVTLLRGGTKGSFAGAPQFAVPPAVVAAASGDSDGDGFSDALLTDTSGNVSLLRGNGRGALRDLESFAAGPTPVAAALGDFNGDGYPDVAVANDGVNQISILAGQIGGGLAAPAAVALTGVAGAVLAVDLNRDAAMDLVAAESAARRLAVMLGRSGVLPTAVELDTPGSPVALAGADLNQDGRTDLVVALSQPPALMTWLADTSGNLTASAAKALSREPTALALGDFDEDGLIDAALLSRAAHNVEIWRGRSNRSFESIGILDDQFDPVAIATVDLNFDHHLDLLVVSQATDELVTYAGTGTGSFGSAVAIPVGRAPTALALADFNGDRLADVLVSDSGGADVMLLRNVTRVSVPEYTPTATNTVGPGTPTPPPPATATPSYTPTQTVGPGTPTPPPPATATRSVAREQPGSGGGCAISPEGKRAPGSWLLVGLLLMVPACRRSRLRHPR, encoded by the coding sequence ATGTACAGGCGTAAGGCATGGCTGCGGCCGGGCGCGTTGTCGTCGGTGGTGCTGCTTGCGGCTGCGTCCGTCGGTGCCGCCTCGCTGCCAACGCGCACCCCGGTGCCAACACGTACTCCACTGCCGACACGCACCTCGCTGCCAACCCGCCCGCCGACGCAAACTCCGAGTGCCAACCGGGCAACCTTCACACCGACTCGAACTCCGATCTCCGGCCGGCCCACACGCACACCGACGCCCACCTCGACGCCAACGCCTACGGTCGCAAGCGAGGCCATCGCCTTTCGCCTGGCAGCACGGTTTGCCGCGGGCCTGGGGCCGAGCGCGCTTGCCGCGGGCGATTTTGACGGTGACGGTAAGGCGGACCTCGTCATCGCTGCGGCCGGCGAGGACGCTGTGCGCATCTTGCCGGGCAGGCTCACGGGAACATTTGGCGCGCCGCTCGAACCGATTGCGGTTGATTCCAACCCGCTGGCGCTCGCGGTGGCGGACCTCGACGGCGATGGCGCAGATGACGTGGTGGCGGTGAGTACGACCGAGCAAAGTCTCAGCGTTCTCTTTGGTGCCGGCGACTTCAGCTTCGCCGCACCAGTAGTGCTGGCGGCCGGTGAGGGCCCAGTGGCAGTGGCCGCCGCCAGAGGCCGGCTCGCCATCACCGACGCGGCGAATAACAGTGTGCAGGTGTTCGACCTCGTAGGTCGAACGGTCGGTCGGCCCACCCTCGTCACGGTCGGCGCCGACCCCCAAGCGCTTATGTTTGCCGACTTCAACCGCGATGAGCGGCCGGACCTGGCGGTCGCCAACCGCGGGGATGACACCGTGTCCGTTCTTCTGGCGCAGGACGACGGCAGCTTCAGGGCCCCGGCTGCGATCGCTGTTGGTCATGAACCAGCGGCGCTGGCGGCGGGCGATGTCGGTGGAGATGGCCGCCTCGATTTGGCGGTAGCCAATGGCGGCGATGACACCGTCAGCATCTTAGTGGGCAACGGCAGCGGCAACTTCACCGCAGGGCCTTCCCTAGCTACCGGGCCAAGCCCAGTCGCGCTCGCGCTCGCCGCCGATACCAGCGAGAGCAACCAAGTGGTAACCGGCGACGGCAAGGCCGATCTGCTGGTGGTATGTGCCGGGGCCAATCGGTTGGAAGTGTATGCCGGAGCGACCGATCGCTCCTTTACCCGTGTCAACCTGTTCGGTGCCGGCAGGGCACCGGCTGGGCTAGCCCTCGGGCAGTTCGACAGCGACCAGGCTCATGCGGCCGACGTGGCCGTAGTCAATCCGGACTCTGATACCGTAACCTTGCTGCGCGGAGGAACGAAAGGGTCGTTCGCCGGCGCGCCGCAGTTCGCCGTGCCACCAGCGGTCGTTGCGGCCGCGAGCGGCGACAGCGACGGCGACGGCTTCAGTGATGCGCTACTCACGGATACCAGCGGTAACGTCTCGCTCCTGCGCGGCAATGGCCGCGGCGCGCTGCGGGATTTGGAGAGCTTCGCGGCGGGGCCGACGCCGGTGGCGGCGGCACTGGGCGACTTCAATGGAGACGGGTACCCTGACGTTGCGGTGGCGAACGATGGCGTTAATCAGATTTCGATTCTCGCAGGACAGATCGGGGGCGGGCTCGCCGCACCCGCCGCCGTCGCCCTTACCGGAGTTGCCGGGGCAGTGCTGGCGGTGGACCTTAACCGCGATGCCGCGATGGACCTGGTTGCGGCCGAGTCCGCCGCCCGTCGCCTCGCAGTCATGCTCGGGCGCTCCGGGGTGCTCCCCACAGCGGTTGAGTTGGACACGCCCGGCTCACCGGTTGCACTGGCCGGCGCGGACCTAAATCAAGACGGCAGAACAGACCTGGTCGTCGCGCTGTCACAACCGCCGGCTCTGATGACTTGGCTGGCGGACACAAGCGGGAATCTCACCGCCAGCGCGGCTAAGGCACTATCGCGGGAGCCGACTGCGTTAGCCCTCGGCGATTTCGATGAGGATGGCCTCATCGACGCAGCGTTGCTCAGCCGCGCCGCCCACAACGTCGAGATTTGGCGCGGCCGCAGCAACCGTAGCTTTGAGAGCATCGGCATCCTCGACGACCAGTTTGACCCGGTGGCAATTGCGACCGTTGACCTCAACTTCGACCACCATCTCGACCTGTTGGTGGTGAGCCAGGCCACAGATGAATTGGTAACCTATGCTGGCACCGGCACCGGCTCTTTTGGCAGCGCAGTAGCCATCCCAGTCGGCCGCGCCCCGACGGCTCTGGCGCTGGCCGACTTCAATGGCGATCGCCTCGCGGACGTTTTGGTGTCCGATTCCGGCGGCGCCGATGTGATGCTTCTGCGAAACGTTACGCGCGTTAGCGTGCCCGAATATACGCCTACGGCAACGAACACCGTTGGGCCGGGCACGCCTACGCCGCCACCGCCGGCGACGGCCACGCCAAGCTACACACCGACGCAAACTGTTGGGCCGGGCACGCCCACGCCGCCGCCGCCGGCTACCGCCACGCGTTCGGTGGCGCGCGAGCAGCCCGGCAGTGGCGGTGGCTGCGCCATCAGCCCGGAGGGGAAGCGCGCCCCCGGCTCGTGGCTGCTCGTCGGGTTGCTGCTAATGGTCCCGGCCTGCCGGAGGAGTCGTTTGCGTCACCCTAGATGA